The DNA region TAGAATTATACCTAGACATAAAAAATATGAGCCAGCTGGCCAGAAGGCTACGACCTATACAAAGAGAATATGGTTAGACCATGTTGATGCATCGTCAATCACAGAGGGAGAGGAGGTCACATTGATGGATTGGGGCAATGCCGTTGTGAAAGAGATCAAGAAGGAAGATGGAAATATAACCCAGCTGGTTGGTGTTCTCCACCCTGAAGGCTCAGTGAAAACAACAAAGTTGAAGCTAACTTGGCTTCCTGAAACCGAGGAATTGGTTCACCTTTCTCTTCTTGAATTTGACTActtgataaaaaagaaaaaggtaACTCTTTAATTTGCAAGTTGATGTTCGGTGCGACATTAGTTAATTTCAGTATTAACCTAATGTGTATGGTAATGTAAATAGGACAGTATGCCTAATCATTTTATTTCATAGGCAGCATTACTCTGCATCTGGGTAGTCTTCCATTTACACAAATGCTTATTTAAATACTAATAATACCAATTGCATTTATATACTGTTAGGTATCATCAATTATGTTTGGTGTTTTGGCATTTATCTTCATGATTTAGTATTTATTCCATGCAGTTTTAATACTTGATTGTGTCATTGTTATGAGATGGAATTAATTCTCTTGGAACAATATGGGTAGATTGACAATTAAGATTTAGTGTTCTTAAGTTGCTAATTTTCATGTTAGGATAAAAAAACTCCTTGTAATCATATTGTTCACCAGTTTTAGCACAGAAGAAGAAAATCTTCTGCCTCCATCAAATGTTGAATCATGATAAGTCTTGTTACGAGTCACATATAATGACAATATATCGCTGTAAATCAAAAGcagaatagaatttttttttttttacataaactTGGGTTGTATTTGCTTTGTTTTAAGATAATCTACATCTTTTCATTGTCAGTGTTGATATTTAGGGAAGAACACTACTGATGAACTCCATTAATTTTAGTACTCAAACGTCTGCATTATATGATTAACACTCCTACCAATTTGAAACTACAGCTTGAAGAAGGGGAAGACTTTCTTGATAATCTAAATCCCTGCACAAGGCGTGAAACACTAGCAATTGGAGATGCCAACATGCGGAACCTGAAGCGAGGCGAGATAATCCAGCTCGAAAGGAAAGGCTACTACAAGTGCGATGTGCCGTTCTTGCGCCCTTCCAAGCGAGTCGTGCTATTCGCAATTCCTGATGGACGACAGCAGGCTTCCCTTAATTGATCTAGGTGAAACAACTCCATCCATACAATTTGGATGGACATTTTTGTTTATGGTTCATCTGCACATCTGGAATGAGACCGACTCTATCTCTGTAACTCTTCTTTTGCAACCATTTCGCGCCTAACCTGTTGCAACAATTGATAACCGACTATCACATTTAGAGTTATTTTGTTATCTCACCCTCTTAAACTTACGTCGGTAATTTATCAAAAGTGTACTTAGGTTTTTGAATTTACCAAAGTTACATAATATTTATCAAAGAGGGTATCTTTTTACAGTGGTCTTCCTATTCTATTCTCCTgacaaatttaattgattttcttttttcttttctttgttattTCTCTATTTCTCTTTCCTACTATACATGTAACATATCTTCTTTTTGTTATAGGAGATCAGATCaacattaggcctgatatctctccATATCAGGCTCACATATTAAGCTCAATGTGGGCTTGATACGAGGAGATATCAAGCCTAACAACAGGGGAAAAAAAGATTTAGGTTTTTTAAAATCTTTGTTCCACCATTAGGAATGatgaaaataacaatggagagcatatttagactctttgtaattttagaaatccacatgaattgaaatgggtacaatcggaactctctaggtTTATTAGTGGGCTTTGACTGAAATCCACTAATCGACCTAGAGTCCTCAGATTGCAGTCATTTCAGGTcctgtagatttctaaaattacaaggagtctaaatatgctctccattgttattttcgacATTTCTAATAGTGGAcaagaggttttgaaaaacctaaatctctctttttttttcttttttttttccttttttttctttttttattggaCTTGATacgaagagatatcaggcccaacatgagcCTAATATCTCTTCATAATGTAGGCTTGATATGGAGAGATATCAAacctaacaataaaaaaaaaaaagtgatttaggtttttcaaaacctttgattcaccactaggaatgtcaaaaataataatggagaatATATTTGGATTTcttacaattttaaaaattcatatgaCCTGAAATGGCTGTAATATGAGGTCTCTAGTTTCATCagtaaattttgatcaaaacctattgatggacctagagagttctgATTGCATTCATTTCAATTCTTATAGATTTCTGGTATTTCAaaaagttcaaatatgttatctattatttattacaacttttaaaagatattaaaatataataaaaaaataacaaaacaatctccatatattttaagtttttcaaaacctatAGTCTACCATTAGAAATGTCGAAAATAACAATGTTTCATTGtaaaattatttcttttgtaACCGTTTAAATAGTAGTAATATAATATAAGTTAAATGGaaaaaagtaaaaagaaaataataattaataatttccattaaaaaattttaaaaaactggaaattaataataataataataaaaagtaaaaacAATTTGCATTCAAACGGAGGGTGAAGGCGCAAACAGAGCGCAGTTGTGTTAACTAAACTAATTAGGATAAGGAGAACTATCGACAGAAGACGTCGAAGAAGACGGAGCGGGAACCCGGAAATTGACTCGGCGTCGGTTCCGGCGTTGGCGtagctcctcctcctctctttggGTCGGACTCCTCCTCTTCCGGGCGACCACGTTGCAGGACTCTGTATCGGCGGCGGCGCACGACGGAGCTCTGTCTCCACCACTGAAAGGAAATTCTTCCTCCGCTTCCGATCGATATTCATGCTTCTGCATCAAAAACAAATTATGAATATCAGTAACACAATTGATTGATCGATCTCGtgatttatatattaaaaaaaaaaatggatgcGTACCTCAAACTTATCGACGAGCGACCATTGTTTGTGAATCCATTGcttcctctgtcggagattgaacGAGCGAACTTGAATCTCCCTCCCCGAGTTCCATAGGCAAACGCTGAAGATCCGACGATGCACATCCACACCGACGACTATAGCCGGCCACCACGCGTAGTCCTCCAAGACCTCGACCACGTTGCCTACTTTCCACGGGAAACGGCCGACAAAGGGAGGAGCGAGGGGGCGGATGCAGTCCCTGGGGACGCACTGCACCGGCACCTGGGGGTCATCGAGGCGAACAATGAACTGGCACGAATTGAAAGAGAGGAGATCGCCGCGGCGCCATGAATACGGCGGCATGGGGCGATCGTCGGCGTCTTGGAACATGACCTCCACTCTGCTACCCTTCCTCAACCTCGTCGCCATGTCGTCGATGGATGGAATGGAATTACAGAATGAAGATTGAAGAATGAGTATTGATTGATTGCGGAACAAGTTTGATTAATTCGTGCATTCAGTGAGAGTGAGCTActtaaatagttttgaaattgtcTACATTTTCTTAACGGATTAATTCAATCGCGCGATAAATTTTAAAGGCTGCCGCCATCTATTTCAGTATCTTATGCTAATACTAGTGTGTATAATTTGATCGCGCTAATAATTTAATctagaaaattatttatttatttatttatttaataaaaataaatatattactaaataaaattatttattttatttattattataatatatttttttttaaaaaaaacgagATAATTAAGATAAGGGGAAACTAGTAGAGCCAAATAATAAATGAACTTGATTTAATAGTGGTTTGTAATTGTCTTACAAAAACAAActgaaaaaagaaatagaaaaagtcATGATAATCTGCACGCAAGCAGGCGGATGAACAtgggggaaaaaaaaaattaaaagaatgaaATTAAAATAACGGAGACTTCGAACTATCGACGGAAGACAATGGGGAATCATCCATGGAAGACGATGATGAATCGCTGGAGTCGTAATCCGTCGAAGAAGCGGGGGAAGGCAGCGAGACAGTGATTCGTCGTAGGCGCTGCCggagctcctcctcctcctcctcctcggttGATCTCCTCCTTTTCCGGCCAGTGGTGTTGCAGGACTCTCTGTCGTCGCACGCTGGAGCTTTGCCGCCGCCGACACCGTAAGGAAAATCTTCCTCCGTCTCTAATCGGTACTCGTAATTCTGCataaaaaacaaataataaataaatatatataataattaatcaagagaaccatctcataaattatatatatatatatatatatatatatatatatatatatatatatatatatatataaagaagaaATTAATTACAGGTAGGTAGCAATAGCATGCATTCGTATGTACCGTAAACTCATCGATGATCGACCAGTTCTGTTCTTGAATCCATTGCTTCCTCAGCCGGATCTTGGAAGGGCGAACTCGGATCTCCCTCATTGAGTTCAAGGGACAA from Zingiber officinale cultivar Zhangliang chromosome 4B, Zo_v1.1, whole genome shotgun sequence includes:
- the LOC121978781 gene encoding uncharacterized protein LOC121978781; this encodes MATRLRKGSRVEVMFQDADDRPMPPYSWRRGDLLSFNSCQFIVRLDDPQVPVQCVPRDCIRPLAPPFVGRFPWKVGNVVEVLEDYAWWPAIVVGVDVHRRIFSVCLWNSGREIQVRSFNLRQRKQWIHKQWSLVDKFEKHEYRSEAEEEFPFSGGDRAPSCAAADTESCNVVARKRRSPTQREEEELRQRRNRRRVNFRVPAPSSSTSSVDSSPYPN
- the LOC121978782 gene encoding uncharacterized protein LOC121978782, with protein sequence MATSLKKWSRVEVIQRNSSRWIPPYSWHCAVLLTVMNSRQFIVKYKDSKMGLQCVPRDWIRPRPPPIVGRFPWRAGDMVEVFEDYAWWPANVVDIIINGDNRIISVCPLNSMREIRVRPSKIRLRKQWIQEQNWSIIDEFTNYEYRLETEEDFPYGVGGGKAPACDDRESCNTTGRKRRRSTEEEEEEELRQRLRRITVSLPSPASSTDYDSSDSSSSSMDDSPLSSVDSSKSPLF